The proteins below are encoded in one region of Streptomyces marianii:
- a CDS encoding DUF317 domain-containing protein gives MPTPTTDAHVRLDTHPIHPSAITATITGPRPHLARALLTAHGFEAINERTLVMARIDHEEPHWAEKAAQAMTADGITTEISPRLHEAIDEEWTWANYPMPWCSREEMREVSNEAQKIYDDIRLGRLIIHAHADDSGTVVAVGTYPDSGKSVYLHGENHLRQVADTFDSPARALAAFERLHGDTMRPGPAPLTDTERHAADARTTLGTPAAHPEPAVPKPEIVPAYAADPGDHDSILDQFLAAHGDWEKWRTWSDDTTHAIHESQTLRIERVHEAHPRETAWTVAAYESPVSERMWHLTATASTPAPLLQTLLKHLAEGDGWDTAIGGPINEKTVAAATKPLTDAGWEHTVDGRWIRWTNLTGDAGVQFDAFAAQKANSPLATWTVWAGPSIDQPTWTVTASPHAPTSLLADLTETIAHETGTRRADTATRPRSVYLRTAPPANPSTATGPLVSRRL, from the coding sequence GTGCCGACACCCACCACCGACGCGCATGTCCGCCTCGACACCCACCCCATACACCCCAGCGCCATAACCGCCACGATCACCGGCCCCCGTCCCCACCTCGCACGCGCTCTGCTGACCGCCCACGGCTTCGAAGCCATCAACGAGCGCACCCTGGTCATGGCCCGCATCGACCACGAGGAGCCCCACTGGGCCGAGAAGGCCGCCCAGGCAATGACAGCGGACGGAATCACCACCGAGATCAGCCCCCGGCTCCACGAGGCGATCGACGAGGAGTGGACCTGGGCCAACTATCCGATGCCCTGGTGCAGCCGCGAGGAGATGCGGGAGGTCTCCAACGAAGCCCAGAAGATCTACGACGACATCCGTCTCGGGCGCCTGATCATCCACGCTCATGCCGACGACAGCGGCACCGTGGTCGCTGTCGGCACCTACCCCGACAGCGGCAAGAGTGTCTACCTGCACGGCGAGAACCATCTGCGGCAGGTCGCCGACACCTTCGACTCGCCCGCCCGTGCCCTGGCAGCCTTCGAACGCCTCCACGGCGACACCATGCGCCCCGGCCCCGCACCGCTGACCGACACCGAGCGCCACGCCGCCGACGCCCGCACCACCCTCGGCACACCAGCCGCACACCCGGAGCCCGCCGTCCCGAAGCCGGAGATCGTACCCGCCTACGCCGCCGACCCCGGCGACCACGACTCCATCCTCGACCAGTTCCTCGCCGCACACGGCGACTGGGAGAAGTGGAGGACCTGGTCCGACGACACCACCCACGCGATCCACGAATCCCAGACACTGCGTATCGAGCGCGTCCACGAAGCCCACCCGCGCGAGACCGCCTGGACCGTGGCTGCGTACGAGTCCCCTGTCTCGGAGCGAATGTGGCACCTCACCGCGACCGCCTCCACTCCCGCGCCACTGCTCCAGACACTGCTGAAGCACCTGGCCGAGGGCGACGGCTGGGACACCGCCATCGGCGGCCCCATCAATGAGAAGACTGTTGCCGCCGCCACCAAGCCGCTCACCGACGCCGGCTGGGAACACACTGTCGACGGACGCTGGATCCGCTGGACCAACCTGACCGGGGACGCCGGCGTGCAGTTCGACGCCTTCGCCGCCCAGAAGGCGAATAGCCCCCTCGCCACCTGGACCGTCTGGGCGGGCCCCAGCATCGACCAGCCAACCTGGACCGTCACGGCGTCCCCGCACGCCCCGACTTCGCTGCTGGCCGACCTCACGGAGACCATCGCCCACGAAACCGGTACCCGCCGCGCCGATACCGCAACGCGCCCCCGCAGCGTCTATCTCCGAACCGCGCCACCAGCCAACCCCTCGACAGCGACCGGACCCCTGGTCAGCCGTCGTCTTTGA
- a CDS encoding aldo/keto reductase: MRTADGTIVLGLHRSGHARDLLEAAADLDVTRLDTASNYLRHRSHEVLKATAGDLLPKFSVSTKVGYFPEGHSLAPARLRVAVEQSIKDLGREPDLVFLHNPERSAPDAETLEQACTILADAAQAGLCRCWGVSTWDPRSLMDFDVPSPDVLMARAGLLVGVDVLEAAEALAMRWCPSQVWGMSPFGGSTAEAVWERFDPRIFLRGSPSATKIQAAFRSSYGLPRVDAVAVGTDDVAHLRELTEALAYEVDENVVREYRQLLKARQSD, translated from the coding sequence GTGCGAACCGCTGACGGAACTATCGTCCTCGGGCTACACCGGTCTGGTCACGCCCGTGACCTACTCGAAGCAGCCGCCGACCTCGATGTAACACGCCTCGACACCGCGTCTAACTACCTGCGTCATCGCTCCCACGAGGTCCTGAAGGCGACGGCAGGCGATCTTCTGCCGAAATTCTCGGTCTCCACCAAGGTCGGGTATTTCCCCGAGGGGCACAGCCTCGCTCCCGCCCGGCTCCGCGTAGCCGTCGAGCAATCCATCAAGGATCTTGGGCGGGAGCCTGATCTGGTATTTCTCCACAACCCAGAGCGCTCGGCACCCGACGCCGAGACGCTGGAACAGGCGTGCACGATCCTGGCCGACGCAGCGCAGGCGGGGCTCTGCCGTTGCTGGGGCGTCTCGACCTGGGATCCGCGCTCGCTCATGGACTTCGACGTGCCAAGCCCTGATGTCCTTATGGCCCGAGCGGGGTTGCTGGTCGGGGTCGACGTCCTCGAAGCGGCCGAGGCCCTGGCGATGCGGTGGTGCCCGTCGCAGGTGTGGGGCATGAGCCCCTTCGGCGGAAGTACGGCCGAGGCGGTGTGGGAACGCTTCGATCCGAGGATCTTCCTGCGAGGCTCCCCGTCCGCCACGAAGATTCAGGCTGCCTTCCGTTCCTCGTACGGCCTCCCTCGGGTCGACGCGGTCGCGGTCGGCACAGACGACGTCGCCCATCTGCGGGAGCTGACCGAGGCCCTGGCGTACGAGGTCGACGAGAACGTGGTCCGGGAGTACCGGCAGCTCCTCAAAGCCCGTCAGTCTGACTGA
- a CDS encoding IS4 family transposase, whose protein sequence is MQEKSVITSTIETARGVFAPGHLGELTQVVDFALVDAVLEETGRREKRLRLLPSRVVVYFVLALALFEHRSYRTVWSQLTAALTPLALVRPAVSSLTRARRRVGAAPLRRLFETLAGPVARPGQEGSFYRGLRTVAVDGTLLHTPDDETLTWHYPKRAGEGLEFGYPLLRLLTLVECGTRALIAAAFGPESQGELPYAKRLLTSLDQTMLLLADTAFDGNEFLDAVHQSGARFLVRSGARRVPTPAEHLGDGSYIARIGYGVLPVLLPVRIIEAALTVTLADGTVRTEQWRLITNLLDPVRYPSAELVELYHRRWQAETTYFSIKATMLDGRVLRSRSTDGLDQEVYALLTAYQALIRAGDDALTRRPEVPRERISFTVLLAAATDTVTAGHGIFPGTPIDLVGTIGHAALSDLLPAHRRQRVKARTRKNPTSKYGPNAGQHPQKAQNYTVHTTVAFFAHGLNSRSQR, encoded by the coding sequence TTGCAGGAGAAGTCTGTCATCACGTCCACGATCGAGACAGCCCGGGGTGTGTTCGCGCCGGGTCATCTGGGGGAGTTGACCCAGGTCGTGGACTTCGCGCTGGTGGACGCGGTGCTGGAGGAGACCGGCCGGCGCGAGAAGCGCCTGCGGCTGCTGCCTTCTCGGGTGGTGGTGTACTTCGTGCTCGCTCTCGCGCTGTTCGAACACCGCTCGTACCGCACGGTGTGGTCCCAACTGACTGCCGCCCTGACCCCGCTGGCCCTGGTGCGTCCTGCGGTCTCCTCGCTGACGCGGGCCAGGCGCAGGGTGGGGGCCGCACCTCTGCGGCGTCTGTTCGAGACGCTTGCCGGGCCCGTCGCCCGCCCCGGGCAGGAGGGGTCCTTCTACCGGGGCCTGCGCACGGTGGCCGTCGACGGGACCCTGCTGCACACCCCCGACGACGAGACGCTCACCTGGCACTACCCCAAACGGGCCGGGGAGGGTCTGGAGTTCGGCTATCCGCTCCTGCGGCTGCTGACCCTGGTCGAGTGCGGCACCCGCGCGCTCATAGCCGCCGCCTTCGGACCGGAGTCCCAGGGCGAACTCCCCTACGCCAAGCGGCTTCTGACCTCCCTGGACCAGACAATGCTCCTACTCGCCGACACGGCCTTCGACGGCAACGAGTTCCTTGATGCCGTCCATCAGAGCGGGGCCCGGTTCCTGGTGCGCTCCGGGGCCCGCCGCGTCCCCACCCCCGCCGAGCACCTGGGCGACGGCTCCTACATCGCCCGCATCGGCTACGGCGTCCTGCCGGTGCTGCTGCCGGTGCGCATAATCGAGGCGGCCCTCACCGTCACCCTGGCCGATGGCACCGTCCGCACCGAGCAATGGCGGCTGATCACCAACCTGCTGGACCCCGTCCGTTATCCGTCCGCCGAGCTCGTTGAGCTCTATCACCGCAGGTGGCAGGCGGAAACCACGTATTTTTCGATCAAGGCCACGATGCTCGACGGCCGTGTCCTGCGCTCCCGCAGCACCGACGGCCTCGACCAGGAGGTCTACGCCCTGCTCACCGCCTACCAGGCTCTGATCCGCGCCGGCGACGACGCCCTGACCAGGCGGCCGGAAGTACCCAGGGAACGGATCAGTTTCACCGTCCTGCTGGCCGCCGCAACCGACACCGTCACCGCCGGCCATGGAATCTTCCCCGGCACCCCCATCGACCTGGTCGGCACGATCGGCCACGCCGCCCTGAGCGACCTCCTGCCCGCCCACCGACGGCAACGAGTGAAGGCCCGCACCCGCAAGAACCCCACCAGCAAGTACGGACCGAACGCCGGACAGCACCCCCAGAAGGCCCAGAACTACACCGTCCACACCACCGTCGCGTTCTTCGCCCACGGCCTCAACAGCCGCTCACAGCGCTAA
- a CDS encoding PIG-L family deacetylase, with protein MNGARQRMLGYGDARNESSAPGRTRWCDVPPDEAVAQVVTHIRRFRPDVIVTHDALGQLTGHPDHRRTHQVTLLAVEAAGIAHLHQEAGEPWQPRALYAATHPQSGIGDLGPLLREVGKTLLAMPDEYVTAAVNVTEWLDRKWRAICSHSSQLEGERPLPALLSRVDTEMRDSILATEYFTRFSLPTGGPVASAFTGGPSSR; from the coding sequence ATGAATGGTGCCCGACAACGGATGCTCGGATACGGCGACGCCCGCAACGAATCATCGGCGCCCGGCCGCACCCGCTGGTGCGACGTGCCCCCGGACGAAGCCGTCGCCCAGGTGGTCACGCACATCCGGCGGTTTCGCCCCGACGTCATCGTGACTCATGACGCGCTCGGCCAGCTCACCGGGCACCCGGATCACCGGCGCACCCACCAGGTGACGCTGCTCGCTGTGGAAGCAGCCGGAATCGCTCACCTCCACCAGGAGGCCGGCGAGCCGTGGCAGCCCCGCGCGCTCTACGCGGCCACCCACCCTCAGTCCGGTATCGGCGACCTCGGGCCGCTGCTGCGCGAGGTCGGCAAGACCCTGCTGGCCATGCCGGACGAGTACGTGACCGCCGCCGTGAACGTGACGGAATGGCTCGACCGCAAATGGCGCGCGATCTGCTCCCACAGCAGCCAGCTCGAAGGCGAGCGACCGCTGCCAGCGCTGCTGTCCCGCGTCGATACGGAGATGCGGGACAGCATTCTGGCCACCGAGTACTTCACCCGCTTCAGCCTCCCGACCGGCGGCCCCGTCGCCTCCGCGTTCACCGGCGGTCCGTCGTCCCGGTGA
- a CDS encoding DNA-methyltransferase encodes MTEPTEAGSTALSTVHTTDHGTLTCGDALDCLRSLPADSVRLIVTAPWFQGPYVIDSTDPTSPRFGDWLVTFMEECERVLLPDGSVVLELGCTWAADRPVRTIQHYAALSRLVGEHGWHLLQELYYYNPQLMGAWDTWGGPGASRLNDCVSNFYWLSRTPDVPVDTARALEFQNTLVNQSGNLLALGDTYADHLHMRQRASEGKPPEPERNPVSVPLYFIKLLTQPGDHVVDPFGGTGSMAIAAELTRRHWTCNDLSRDAVDIAKDRLALLDRHAAH; translated from the coding sequence ATGACCGAACCCACCGAGGCCGGCAGCACGGCTCTCTCCACCGTCCACACCACGGACCACGGCACTCTCACCTGCGGTGACGCCCTTGACTGCCTGCGCTCCCTGCCCGCCGACAGCGTCCGTCTCATTGTCACCGCTCCGTGGTTCCAGGGCCCCTACGTCATCGACTCGACGGATCCGACCTCCCCTCGGTTCGGGGACTGGCTTGTGACGTTCATGGAGGAGTGCGAGCGCGTCCTACTCCCAGATGGCAGCGTCGTCCTTGAACTGGGATGCACTTGGGCCGCCGACCGACCGGTCCGCACCATCCAGCACTACGCGGCACTGTCCCGGTTGGTCGGCGAGCACGGCTGGCACCTGCTCCAGGAGCTGTACTACTACAACCCGCAGCTGATGGGTGCCTGGGACACCTGGGGAGGCCCAGGCGCCTCACGACTCAACGACTGTGTCAGCAACTTCTACTGGCTCTCCCGCACCCCCGATGTACCGGTGGACACCGCCCGAGCCCTCGAGTTCCAGAACACGCTGGTCAACCAGTCCGGAAACCTGCTGGCCCTTGGGGACACGTACGCCGACCACCTCCACATGCGCCAACGTGCCTCCGAGGGCAAACCGCCGGAGCCGGAGCGCAACCCCGTCTCGGTCCCCCTCTACTTCATCAAACTGCTCACCCAGCCTGGCGACCACGTGGTCGACCCGTTTGGTGGCACGGGCTCCATGGCAATCGCCGCCGAACTGACGCGACGCCACTGGACCTGCAACGACCTATCCCGGGACGCCGTCGACATCGCGAAGGACCGCCTCGCCCTGCTTGACAGACACGCCGCGCACTGA
- a CDS encoding serine hydrolase domain-containing protein yields MPAYEGGEAVPRRETDALLRHVEAERSRHGIPGLALAIVDGTGVLHAQGFGRTGAQDEAEDVSAATLFRLGSVTKPLTATTVLRLHDRGVMDLDRPVVDVLPALADCGYPAVDRITARMLLGHTAGLPHDFFPTGRGDPADLPEMVLRLLRTYEPVAPPGTAYSYSNPGYDLAGAMAETAAGTPFPQLVDELVLRPLGMASTTFDPVVAITHPFAFGHRYGADGTLVTEGQVADNVAHYPSGFALSNVLDMGRFVAAHLGAVTVNTDRLLTEESQRLMRTAHARLFLPDDTESTLGFHRWRWQGHPVLGHVGDICGYGAWLAMLPDRRIGAVLLANAIPPGFDGKSLVHRILVACAPGPARPDPGTATRPGSEEQPADAYPRGNAGVFVGQATGLVRLAEEADGLTAEINGRHLRLRPAGNGRFEGGGPGDEPLVSLGFPGTGPGCANYVMVDGELCKRFDESLLATPDPADLARYTGTYARLDEVTVFVRDGQLHLYSQEDLREFRCLPLTRTMFAFEGGVIDFMVDETGKARAIRARNAVTLHRTGPQPCADSTEGVRR; encoded by the coding sequence ATGCCCGCCTACGAGGGCGGGGAAGCGGTCCCGCGTAGGGAAACCGATGCCCTGCTCCGGCACGTGGAGGCCGAGCGCAGCCGGCACGGGATACCGGGCCTCGCCCTGGCCATCGTGGACGGGACGGGCGTGCTGCACGCGCAGGGCTTCGGCCGCACCGGCGCGCAGGACGAAGCGGAGGACGTGTCGGCCGCGACCCTGTTCCGGCTCGGCTCCGTCACCAAGCCGCTGACGGCGACCACAGTGCTCCGGCTACACGACCGCGGGGTGATGGACCTCGACCGGCCCGTCGTCGACGTCCTTCCCGCACTCGCCGACTGCGGCTACCCAGCGGTCGACCGGATCACTGCGCGCATGCTCCTAGGCCACACAGCCGGGCTCCCGCACGACTTCTTCCCCACCGGCCGGGGCGACCCGGCCGACCTGCCCGAGATGGTGCTGCGGCTACTGCGGACGTATGAGCCGGTTGCCCCGCCGGGCACCGCGTACTCGTACAGCAACCCGGGTTACGACCTGGCCGGGGCCATGGCGGAAACCGCAGCGGGGACGCCCTTTCCGCAGCTTGTCGATGAGCTGGTGCTGCGCCCGCTGGGCATGGCGTCGACGACGTTCGATCCGGTCGTGGCGATAACGCACCCCTTTGCCTTCGGCCACCGGTACGGAGCCGACGGGACCCTCGTCACTGAGGGGCAGGTCGCTGACAACGTCGCGCACTATCCCTCCGGGTTCGCCCTCTCCAACGTCCTCGACATGGGCCGCTTCGTGGCGGCACACCTAGGCGCCGTGACTGTAAACACGGACCGACTGCTCACCGAGGAGTCACAGCGGCTGATGCGCACCGCGCACGCCCGCCTCTTTCTCCCGGACGACACCGAGAGCACCCTCGGCTTCCACCGGTGGCGGTGGCAGGGGCACCCGGTACTCGGTCATGTAGGCGACATCTGCGGGTACGGCGCGTGGCTGGCCATGCTTCCCGACCGCCGTATCGGAGCCGTGCTGCTGGCGAACGCGATACCGCCCGGCTTCGACGGGAAGTCCCTGGTACACCGGATCCTGGTAGCGTGCGCACCCGGTCCCGCCCGCCCTGATCCCGGCACCGCGACCCGCCCGGGCAGCGAAGAACAACCGGCCGACGCGTACCCCCGCGGCAATGCCGGCGTGTTCGTCGGCCAGGCCACGGGCCTCGTACGCCTCGCCGAAGAGGCGGACGGCCTGACCGCGGAGATCAACGGGCGGCACCTCAGGCTCCGCCCCGCGGGGAACGGCCGTTTCGAAGGCGGCGGGCCCGGCGACGAACCCCTCGTATCGCTGGGCTTCCCCGGAACAGGTCCAGGCTGCGCCAACTACGTGATGGTCGACGGAGAACTCTGCAAGCGGTTCGACGAGAGCCTTCTCGCCACACCGGACCCCGCCGACCTCGCACGCTACACCGGCACGTACGCCCGCCTCGACGAGGTCACTGTCTTCGTCCGGGACGGGCAGCTTCACCTGTACTCCCAGGAGGACCTACGCGAGTTCAGGTGCCTGCCGCTGACACGCACGATGTTCGCCTTCGAAGGAGGGGTGATCGATTTCATGGTCGACGAAACCGGGAAGGCCCGTGCCATCCGGGCCCGTAACGCCGTCACCCTCCACAGGACCGGCCCCCAACCGTGCGCCGACTCGACCGAGGGAGTCAGGCGGTGA
- a CDS encoding JmjC domain-containing protein yields the protein MEHRLVSHIEKALGWDGPGSVGTAFARARLTDPELPARLLTPLRLLDLIKRRHLANPQLRCYAEGEEVHPSTFLSTNVNRRRQAVSQADMAALGRILNDGGTVVLDHVDFFDPTLEVACRALGWWSGELTSANAYLAVGDTDGFHLHWDDHEVIAVQLSGEKSWEVRGPSRPAPMYRDAERNRTPSEEVLWKGTMRAGDVMHIPRGFWHTATRLGSGSGGHSLHVTFGFTKRTGVTWANFLSDAARADDAFRHDLEGAQGTAHQVLTDKLSALAATYSPERYLDELRSSTPPARHMPHVAAFGRPDGVAAVTEFAPSIVRSGDTVQVCGGGKRLTFHERAEPSLRALLSGHPIYLEGAPDDIITLADLLITEGLCEPLTELSSSGYTGLVTPVTYSKQPPTSM from the coding sequence ATGGAGCACCGGCTCGTCAGCCACATCGAGAAAGCTCTCGGCTGGGACGGGCCGGGTTCCGTGGGGACCGCGTTCGCGCGCGCCCGTCTCACGGACCCGGAGCTGCCCGCACGGCTGTTGACTCCGCTCAGACTGCTGGACCTGATCAAGCGCCGCCATCTGGCCAATCCGCAGCTGCGCTGTTATGCCGAGGGCGAGGAAGTGCACCCGTCGACGTTCCTGTCCACCAACGTCAACCGGCGCAGGCAGGCGGTGAGCCAGGCCGACATGGCGGCCCTCGGCCGAATTCTCAACGACGGCGGCACCGTGGTCCTGGATCACGTGGACTTCTTCGATCCGACGCTGGAAGTCGCCTGCCGGGCCCTGGGCTGGTGGTCCGGCGAACTCACCTCTGCCAACGCCTACCTCGCGGTGGGTGACACCGACGGATTCCATCTGCACTGGGATGACCACGAGGTCATCGCCGTGCAGCTTTCTGGCGAGAAGTCGTGGGAAGTGCGCGGTCCCTCGCGGCCGGCGCCGATGTACCGCGACGCGGAACGCAATCGCACGCCCTCCGAGGAAGTGCTGTGGAAGGGCACGATGCGGGCCGGGGACGTCATGCACATCCCACGAGGCTTCTGGCACACCGCGACCCGCCTCGGCTCGGGGAGTGGTGGACACTCCCTGCACGTGACGTTCGGGTTCACCAAACGGACCGGTGTCACCTGGGCCAACTTCCTCTCTGACGCCGCCCGCGCAGACGACGCGTTCCGTCACGACCTGGAGGGCGCCCAGGGCACCGCACACCAGGTGCTGACGGACAAGCTCAGCGCCCTGGCCGCCACCTACAGCCCAGAGCGGTACCTGGACGAACTGCGGTCCAGCACCCCACCCGCACGCCACATGCCGCACGTGGCCGCCTTCGGTCGGCCGGACGGAGTCGCGGCCGTCACCGAGTTCGCGCCCTCCATCGTCCGCTCCGGTGACACCGTCCAAGTGTGCGGTGGCGGTAAGCGGCTGACCTTCCACGAGCGCGCAGAACCGAGCTTGCGTGCGCTCCTGTCAGGTCACCCGATCTACCTCGAGGGTGCCCCCGACGACATCATCACTTTGGCCGACTTGTTGATCACGGAGGGGCTGTGCGAACCGCTGACGGAACTATCGTCCTCGGGCTACACCGGTCTGGTCACGCCCGTGACCTACTCGAAGCAGCCGCCGACCTCGATGTAA
- a CDS encoding DnaB-like helicase N-terminal domain-containing protein has translation MAHTPDHEDDDLDPTPPPQPVYYAEQALLGALLLEPQRLGDVPGIGPDAFSTAAHAALFAAFRSLPAPDPAQHAQNTKWLNLVLTTAREQARGLTASYLHTLIQVCPWPRHAPAYARMIEAEHARRRLRAGGQRLAQTARDTSLPHPVATTQAAADSLASVVDDLAARFPSHAGSLPRTPQPAPTTAPYDVEEAVDEERLLLGTATAHPTEVEQMRWLTPDDFTHPLHTGLWYCLTALTRRRAPVDPVTVLWEAQHRGLLTTGVEPTDVLDLLGKPAGCPQHWGEQILQRAVLATAHHVGRRIEAFTDDPATTPYQLVIGSRRALADLSAVRTRWQHATAPAPAPAPAPAPATKPARPRATPPPRAGPPPTTSPPAARISR, from the coding sequence ATGGCACACACCCCCGACCACGAGGACGACGACCTCGACCCGACCCCGCCGCCACAGCCCGTGTACTACGCCGAGCAAGCCCTCCTCGGCGCCCTCCTCCTCGAACCCCAGCGCCTCGGCGACGTACCCGGCATCGGTCCGGACGCGTTCTCCACCGCCGCGCACGCCGCTCTGTTCGCCGCGTTCCGCTCCCTGCCGGCCCCCGATCCGGCCCAGCACGCGCAGAACACCAAGTGGCTCAACCTGGTGCTCACCACCGCTCGCGAGCAGGCCCGCGGGCTGACCGCCTCCTACCTCCACACTCTGATCCAAGTCTGCCCCTGGCCCCGGCACGCGCCCGCGTACGCGAGGATGATCGAGGCAGAGCACGCCCGCCGCCGCCTGCGCGCCGGCGGCCAGCGCCTCGCGCAGACCGCGCGGGACACCTCGCTCCCGCACCCGGTCGCGACCACCCAAGCAGCAGCCGACTCCCTCGCCAGCGTCGTGGACGACCTCGCAGCCCGCTTCCCTTCGCACGCCGGCTCCCTGCCCCGCACCCCCCAACCCGCGCCGACCACCGCCCCGTACGACGTCGAAGAAGCAGTCGACGAGGAACGGCTGCTGCTCGGCACCGCGACAGCGCACCCCACAGAGGTCGAACAGATGCGGTGGCTGACCCCGGACGACTTCACCCACCCTCTGCACACCGGGCTGTGGTACTGCCTGACCGCCCTGACCCGGCGCCGAGCGCCCGTCGACCCGGTCACCGTGCTGTGGGAAGCCCAGCACCGCGGCCTACTCACCACAGGCGTCGAACCCACAGATGTGCTCGACCTCCTCGGAAAACCGGCTGGCTGCCCGCAGCACTGGGGCGAACAGATCCTCCAGCGCGCCGTCCTCGCGACCGCGCACCACGTAGGCCGCCGCATCGAGGCGTTCACCGACGACCCGGCAACAACGCCGTACCAGCTCGTCATCGGCAGCCGCCGCGCGCTCGCCGACCTGTCTGCGGTACGCACCCGCTGGCAGCACGCCACCGCACCCGCACCCGCACCCGCACCCGCACCCGCACCGGCGACGAAGCCTGCACGGCCCAGGGCAACGCCCCCACCCCGGGCCGGCCCGCCGCCTACCACGTCGCCGCCCGCTGCGCGCATCTCCCGCTGA
- a CDS encoding aminotransferase-like domain-containing protein — MTAPLTAPGEVGATRPGDPRPVAFRLDTVGLHASVTDPALTSMTLLNDIAGRYPQAVSFAAGRPYEGFYDTSSLPRQLRAFEEHLAKEAGLSPDDVRRTFFQYGRTKGVIHELIARHLELDEALTVDTESIVVTTGAQEAMVLVLRALRRDTQDVVLAAAPAYVGFLGATRLVDMSVRPVREGQGGIDLDDLTVQIRRARQEGLRPRACYVVPDFANPSGATMSLEDRQRLVDLAEQEDILLLEDNPYAFFHGGSLRLPTLKALDRSRRVVYFGSFSKTAYAGARIGYVVADQPVTRDGFGAVLFADQLARLKSMLTLNTSTVAQAAIGGFLVENGCSMERATRRVAAVYRRNLGAVLDGLEERFGSRSGFRPANAVSWNSPSGGMFVVVTLPFVADDAALERSAAEFGVLWTPMHHFYGGAAGFHQIRLSFSVLTPEQITEGLDRLASFAATGPRLDP; from the coding sequence GTGACCGCCCCGCTCACGGCCCCGGGCGAGGTGGGCGCGACGCGGCCCGGCGATCCGCGCCCCGTCGCGTTCCGACTCGACACTGTGGGCCTCCACGCCTCCGTGACCGACCCCGCCCTCACCTCCATGACGCTCCTCAACGACATCGCCGGGCGGTATCCGCAGGCCGTCTCCTTCGCGGCCGGCCGTCCCTACGAGGGCTTCTACGACACCAGCTCGCTACCCCGCCAACTGCGTGCCTTTGAGGAACACCTGGCGAAGGAGGCGGGCCTCAGCCCGGACGACGTCCGTCGCACCTTCTTCCAGTACGGCCGCACCAAGGGCGTCATCCACGAGCTGATCGCCCGGCACCTGGAGCTCGACGAGGCGCTGACCGTCGACACCGAGTCAATCGTGGTCACCACGGGCGCCCAGGAGGCGATGGTCCTGGTCCTCCGCGCGCTCCGCCGCGACACGCAGGACGTCGTCCTCGCCGCCGCACCGGCCTACGTGGGGTTCCTCGGCGCGACACGGCTGGTCGACATGAGCGTGCGGCCCGTACGCGAAGGCCAGGGCGGCATCGACCTGGACGACCTGACCGTGCAGATCCGCCGGGCCCGGCAGGAGGGACTGCGGCCACGAGCCTGTTACGTCGTACCGGACTTTGCCAACCCGAGCGGCGCCACCATGTCCCTGGAGGACCGGCAGCGGCTGGTGGACCTTGCTGAACAGGAGGACATCCTGCTCCTTGAGGACAACCCGTACGCGTTCTTCCACGGCGGATCCCTCAGACTCCCCACACTCAAAGCCCTGGACCGGTCACGGCGGGTCGTCTACTTCGGATCGTTCTCCAAGACCGCCTACGCCGGTGCCCGCATTGGATACGTGGTCGCCGACCAGCCCGTGACCAGGGACGGCTTCGGGGCCGTCCTCTTCGCTGACCAGCTGGCCCGTCTGAAGAGCATGCTGACACTGAACACTTCCACCGTCGCCCAGGCGGCGATCGGAGGCTTTCTCGTTGAGAACGGGTGCAGCATGGAACGCGCCACCCGGCGCGTCGCAGCCGTCTACCGGCGCAACCTGGGGGCCGTGCTCGACGGCCTCGAAGAGCGCTTCGGTAGCCGCTCCGGCTTCCGCCCGGCCAACGCGGTCTCATGGAACAGTCCGAGCGGTGGCATGTTCGTAGTCGTCACCCTCCCCTTCGTCGCGGACGACGCGGCGCTGGAACGCTCCGCAGCGGAGTTCGGCGTGCTGTGGACCCCGATGCACCATTTCTACGGCGGCGCAGCCGGGTTCCACCAGATCCGCCTCTCCTTCAGCGTCCTCACCCCGGAGCAGATCACCGAGGGCCTCGACCGCCTCGCGTCCTTCGCCGCCACCGGACCCCGGCTCGACCCTTGA